The following DNA comes from Vibrio gigantis.
CGACACTCTGTGTACACATCCATAAAAGAGTCGTCTTTAAAGCACAACAAACCGCCTATTTGGACCATCGCGTCTTTCTTGGCCGACATAGCCAAACCATCCGCGTATTTGTAGGACTCACGAGTGATTTGTTCGATAGTCCAATCTTGGTAACCGGCTTCACGCTGCTGGATGAAGTAAGCATTTTCAGCGTAGCGAGCAGAGTCCATGATCACTGGAATATCGTATTTCTGTGCAATCTCATACACAGCTTTAAGGTTAGCGATAGAGACCGGCTGTCCACCAGCCGAGTTACAGGTAATGGTGCTCACGATGTAAGGAACGTTGGCCGCGCCCGCTTCTAATATAGCTTCTTCCAATTTGACGATATCGAAGTTGCCTTTGAAGTCGGCATTCACTGAGGTATCAAACGCTTCCTTGGTATAAACGTTTTTCGCCACACAGCAATTCACTTGGGTGTGACCTTGTGTTGTATCGAAGAAGTAATTAGACAAAGCGACCATTTTGTTGCGATCGAGACCTTTCTCCATTTCACGCTTCTTGATAAGAACAGGAATATAGATCTGCTCTGCACCGCGCCCTTGGTGTGTTGGAATCGTCAAATCGTAACCAAAGATATCCTTAACAGCGTTCGACAATGCATAGTAACTTCGGCTACCGCTGTATGCTTCGTCACCCATTAGCATCGCAGCTTGCATACGTTGTGTGATTGAACCCGTACCGCTGTCGGTCAACAAATCGATGAACACGTCATCACTGTCGAGTAGAAATGGATTCATACCCGCTTCGACAATGGCTTGCTCACGATAAGCGCGAGTGGTTCTTTTTACTGGCTCTACAACGCGAATACGAAACGGTTCTGGTAGATGTTTGAAATTTTCCATAATAGTACCTTTCAATAAATTCAGCCTAAGACGAAAAAGCCAAATTCATTATTTTTTAGATGTCACGAGTCATCACTATTAGTTTTATTTCACACACGATCACACTCGTGATAATTACGATAAAAATTAATAGCTAGAAATAAATTATTTAATCAATGACGTATTGATTAGAACCCAGTTAATAATGACTAAGAGATAAAGAACCAAATGCACAAAAACAAAACTAAACGCATGGGTTACGACATGTCTTAAAGATGAAATTAACAGGATTGGGCAAAGCTCATGGGCTCTGCTGGCGCGTGACGCCTAGAGGGTACTACTCTGAAGAAAGGTGGAACGAGAGCTGATGATCTAAGGTATACCAAGCTAACAAGGTTAGCCATGTTGTTGATTGCCATTTCAGATACATGTTCACAATATATCCCTACGTTGAAATCAAGGTGATCCGAAATTTAAATATAGTGCAATTGTTTTATAAATAAAGCTTAGCGAAGTATAAATGTGATCAATATTTAGAATGGTAATTAATTGCGACAGCGTGTTATATAAACTGTGAATACCATCAGTTATATACTATTAAACTAGCTCAACGAGAACCTTAATAATAGCGGCTATTTTTAAATTCAATGCTTCTCCAATATAGGATGAAGGTGGCTAATTTCTGGAAAAGCTATTTTCTAGAAATCTACTAAGCTAAAAATCCTAACTCTAGAAAAGATAAGCTCTGATGAGGCTCAAACCTCACCAGAACCGTATTCGCAGTGAATGACTTACTTCTTCTTAACGGCTTGCTTGATAGCCATTTCAGCCAGTTTTGGTGTCGCTGCTTTCAATGCACTTGGTGCAACCTTCTTACCCGCCTTAACAGCTTTATTTAGTTGGCTTTTAACCGACGTCCCTCTTTTCATTGCTTCTAAACGTTGGCGGTTTCTCTGAACGTTATTTGCATCAGCGATACGCTCGATCAACGTCTGCCTTAAAGTATCTAAACCAAACTGTACCTTTTCTGGCGCTATCGCCAGCGGCAAAGCAATGTCCGGCTGTAACAGCGTTTGATTGTATTCGAGTGCTTGAGCAATGATCTTCGCTTTGGCCGATGTCGGACTCTCTAAGTCATACGGCGGCTTCCAATCGTCTACAGGCTTTAACCTATCGACTTGATTGACGACCAATACAACTATAGGCTTCTTACGTGAGATGTTCTTAGAATCATCATAAAACGCGTCAAACTTATCCTTCAACTGTTTATCCAACTCACGAGCCGATTGATTGGCTTTAAGTACCCATAGCACCACATCGGCTTGGGTCATCTCTTTCAGCATTAAGGCTTCGGTTTTAGGATTACCATCAAGCCCTTGAAGATCAACAACTCGAACATCATTGTCGTCGACAAACGCGTTGTATACCGTTGAAGTGTCTGTTGATGGTAGTACATCGACTTCTG
Coding sequences within:
- the tnaA gene encoding tryptophanase, yielding MENFKHLPEPFRIRVVEPVKRTTRAYREQAIVEAGMNPFLLDSDDVFIDLLTDSGTGSITQRMQAAMLMGDEAYSGSRSYYALSNAVKDIFGYDLTIPTHQGRGAEQIYIPVLIKKREMEKGLDRNKMVALSNYFFDTTQGHTQVNCCVAKNVYTKEAFDTSVNADFKGNFDIVKLEEAILEAGAANVPYIVSTITCNSAGGQPVSIANLKAVYEIAQKYDIPVIMDSARYAENAYFIQQREAGYQDWTIEQITRESYKYADGLAMSAKKDAMVQIGGLLCFKDDSFMDVYTECRTLCVVQEGFPTYGGLEGGAMERLAVGLYDGMRQDWLEYRIGQVQYLVDGLEAIGIVCQQAGGHAAFVDAGKLLPHIPAGQFPAHALACELYKVAGIRAVEIGSLLQGRDPVTGEQHPCPAELLRLTIPRATYTQTHMDFIIEAFEKVKENASNVKGLDFVYEPPVLRHFTARLKEVEAYEYQPEKKSEPRLEEAF